The Cydia amplana chromosome 23, ilCydAmpl1.1, whole genome shotgun sequence genome includes a region encoding these proteins:
- the LOC134658751 gene encoding zinc finger protein 493-like: MDLEEPNKLLNSDLSNVNILNYQLAKPKADNDGVLPNYRVELTTKRAVELLLAGTLRSKVCRYCLSVASPLSDLDQIMQIAGRGTLYKVTIRDMVACFHPFKTLNDPNFPRKICNKCLNRCISAYLFTQQCEQSERALRYCFEDIYAKLEKLDPLDKTKKRGRQKQNPNYNVLHTDHAKVIDYAEPIRNIVNARSVSLSHEPYMSNLECLKCWQIFTKIEDLIIHEKSHPSNMWFNCRLCGKSFVKRLQLKRHLKSHAGPEIKPEEIHDFRCGTCGFSSEDHSAYLQHIEKHKFQSVLQHLVEKKMDKLCTVCLDKKPKLVDLDKMVRLHGGYPGVTGDKTLYSILGSTLPDMNTPTNYTGSKICEQCLDNAITSYVFINHSIYTRDRLNTCVSSMLDSLNKVEQPEGNIFIEIAKESILPIKEQDYFDDNLLLEEDEVDENKLKVDVLEDEFRKPDTDESESEPEIKDYINAFLKEESQDIDIFKELSENKEDKNIEIDNPAKRVTKTYTNRKLVNGYQVKYPSDNEEYTLDDVSEFLTFKKKKKPNKQYYKYKLKCPMCSKSFVTDFHLQRHILKHDNKKVKCYICSREFKSNFFLYEHIRMVHILDKAKFFSCKTCGRTFENEDKMKAHEKSHLSKECQLCHKLFASQRHFDSHMQRHAVKLNLVKSSTQICSFCEKDYTNDNQLSLHVNKVHLQIKPYSCDMCERQFYTDNNLSKHKKIHNLKSKEKCELCKKKFNTRKAMVIHLRKHTGETPHRCPLCGKSFYSEFKAKNHMRNYHGGTLYCKLCKSVFSSKYDLKSHVIMVHNNALL, encoded by the exons ATGGATCTGGAAGAGCCAAATAAACTGTTGAATTCTGATTTATCCAATGTAAATATTCTGAATTATCAGCTAGCAAAGCCTAAAGCTGATAATGACGGTGTTCTACCTAATTATAGAGTGGAATTGACTACAAAAAGAGCCGTAGAGCTTTTGCTCGCAGGAACGCTTAGGAGCAAAGTTTGCCGCTATTGCCTGAGTGTGGCGTCTCCTCTTTCGGATTTGGACCAAATCATGCAGATTGCAGGCAGAGGAACGCTCTATAAAGTGACTATACGCGATATGGTCGCTTGTTTTCACCCTTTTAAG ACACTGAATGATCCTAACTTCCCGAGAAAAATCTGTAATAAATGCCTAAACCGTTGCATCAGCGCATATCTCTTTACACAACAATGTGAACAGTCTGAGCGAGCTTTACGGTATTGCTTTGAAGACATTTACGCTAAACTAGAAAAGCTAGACCCTCTAGATAAAACTAAGAAAAGGGGTAGACAGAAGCAAAACCCAAATTATAATGTCTTACACACAGATCATGCAAAGGTGATAGATTACGCTGAACCAATCAGAAATATTGTAAACGCAAGATCTGTATCCCTCAGTCATGAGCCATATATGTCCAACTTAGAATGCCTCAAGTGCTGGCAAATATTTACTAAGATAGAAGACTTGATTATTCACGAGAAAAGTCATCCAAGCAACATGTGGTTCAACTGCCGGCTGTGTGGCAAGTCATTTGTGAAGCGCTTGCAACTGAAACGGCACTTGAAATCACATGCCGGCCCGGAAATAAAGCCGGAAGAAATACATGATTTCCGATGCGGGACTTGTGGGTTTAGCAGCGAGGACCATAGTGCGTATTTACAGCACATTGAGAAGCATAAATTTCAGTCAGTTTTACAGCATTTAGTTGAGAAGAAGATGGATAAACTGTGCACCGTATGTTTGGATAAGAAACCGAAGCTCGTAGATTTGGATAAGATGGTCCGCCTTCATGGTGGATACCCGGGGGTTACTGGGGACAAGACCCTTTATAGCATTTTGGGCTCCACCTTGCCTGAT atgaatactccaaccaactACACAGGATCAAAAATATGCGAACAGTGTCTTGACAATGCTATTACTTCTTATGTGTTCATAAACCACTCTATCTACACCAGAGACAGACTAAATACATGCGTCTCTTCCATGCTAGATAGCCTAAACAAAGTAGAGCAACCAGAAGGCAATATATTCATAGAGATAGCTAAAGAATCTATTCTACCAATAAAAGAGCAAGACTACTTTGATGATAATCTCTTACTTGAAGAAGATGAAGTAgatgaaaataaattgaaaGTAGATGTACTTGAAGATGAATTCAGAAAACCTGATACTGACGAGAGTGAATCTGAACCTGAGATAAAAGACTATATTAATGCTTTCCTCAAAGAAGAGAGTCAAGATATAGATATATTCAAAGAACTTAGCGAAAATAAAGAGGACAAGAATATTGAAATAGATAATCCAGCTAAGAGAGTTACAAAAACATACACTAACAGAAAATTAGTTAATGGATATCAAGTCAAATATCCTTCAGATAATGAGGAATATACTCTTGATGATGTCAGCGAATTTCTAACAttcaaaaagaaaaagaaaccgaataaacAGTATTACAAATACAAGTTAAAATGCCCAATGTGCAGCAAGAGTTTCGTAACTGATTTTCATCTTCAAAGGCATATTTTGAAGCATGATAATAAGAAGGttaaatgttatatttgtaGCAGAGAGTTTAAATCGAATTTTTTCTTGTATGAACATATTAGAATGGTCCATATTCTTGATAAGGCGAAATTCTTCTCATGTAAAACCTGCGGCAGAACTTTTGAGAATGAAGACAAAATGAAAGCACATGAGAAATCTCATTTGTCCAAAGAATGTCAGTTGTGTCATAAATTATTCGCGAGTCAAAGACATTTCGACAGTCATATGCAAAGACACGCTGTCAAACTTAATCTGGTGAAAAGTAGTACTCAAATTTGTAGTTTCTGCGAGAAAGATTATACAAACGACAATCAGCTCTCTCTACATGTGAATAAGGTGCACTTGCAAATCAAACCCTATTCTTGCGATATGTGTGAAAGGCAATTTTATACAGACAATAATTTGAGCAAGCATAAGAAGATTCATAATTTAAAATCTAAAGAAAAGTGTGAGTTGTGTAAGAAGAAATTTAATACTAGGAAAGCTATGGTCATACATCTTAGAAAGCATACGGGAGAAACACCGCACCGTTGCCCTCTTTGTGGGAAATCGTTTTATTCTGAATTTAAAGCCAAAAACCATATGAGGAACTACCATGGAGGAACATTATATTGCAAATTGTGTAAAAGTGTGTTCTCAAGCAAATATGATCTTAAGTCCCATGTTATCATGGTTCATAACAACGCGTTGTTATAG
- the LOC134658773 gene encoding zinc finger protein 420-like yields the protein MSSKGYVRISESQLRLERNKRLKTKDWHNNIMNLLLRKSVCGACLRMENDLVHWDVEFVVVRCEDEDESSLKNIMISTFGPSVTSIIPTPSFCQECVDTILGAHLLILQLRENCKNIQKKLIEISQEMKWTAYLDETGSLTETILNNKAFQEDYSFICNLEDDLTNENKSIEKEVITHQIILDNESLKDKLLKDADMHKYLFNKVKETEPTLPAGITVKKVAKDIDMSDFAPQDLLELNWAEDEEEREPSNTLQSNEALIMNLMEEAKTVEKHKHFHDNLKVKETEVQQTLHDSLSVKLVQSQTVTENYEDYSDADDFIPQDLLELKWPDEPNTSDMQQTKIPVKKLNFNEALTVKFIPAHKLVRVNDGDNVTHELLEYSNEKETQDNTAQKHSIDLTKWLQDQGMSTIKAKSGPENSNVHDIDIEAHISKTVKLEKKDTPEEYRNSGSGLRANKCNITVKNLDVLRADSHNTANAIRCGLCDLSFLLFDSYQSHYKTHNISETAKCYKCSGKFPVVELLIEHLLVVHAEDMAYCTLCYALLSQSRLAQHTIDHHATNVEIINAATVPLITKDGRCKTCNQTSLEPSVPHICVFNYECTECIQNCIHERFIKSYIDQIKDNKAVYKCTDCEYMYKTKQDIIKHANYMHLRHMSHQCVVCKMKFATQNELSKHNAATHYTCKRCKKVFSEKNLNHNCHIKNDNMTCEACGQRFNHQKLYYKHKETALAIRDQCILCHDFVPNICNLSRHMQVKHQVYLKKVNETIFYECTICQQRFDDGINFRQHRCLYDCNICERRFINKILYERHLQAHLGVKPTHQLKCTVCNLELKDKYTYTTHMTTHTSYGKCPICLNYLKRNLLKTHIESHEGKTNSLKCPHCVLVCENRNQYEVHVNRFHIMRRPYQCDICSKAFYGKLRLREHIKEHTAHRRRMKCPVCDKRFARKLTMDRHLKLHSTGQLYKCDLCEKMYISAALLEQHRQCHTDSQSKPETSQSSQM from the exons ATGTCTTCTAAGGGATATGTAAGAATTTCCGAATCTCAACTCCGCCTAGAACGAAATAAAAGGCTGAAAACTAAAGATTGGCATAACAATATCATGAACTTGTTGTTAAGAAAGAGTGTGTGTGGTGCTTGTTTACGAATGGAAAATGATCTCGTTCACTGGGATGTTGAGTTTGTTGTAGTGCGTTGCGAGGATGAGGACGAAAGCTCTTTGAAGAACATTATGATCTCTACTTTTGGACCGAGT GTTACAAGCATCATTCCAACACCAAGTTTTTGCCAAGAATGTGTAGACACAATACTGGGTGCCCATCTTCTCATACtacaactaagagaaaactgtaAAAACATACAGAAAAAGCTGATAGAGATATCGCAGGAAATGAAATGGACAGCCTATTTAGATGAAACAGGATCTTTGACGGAAACTATATTAAATAACAAAGCTTTCCAAGAAgattatagttttatttgtaatCTGGAAGATGATTTAACAAATGAAAATAAGTCAATTGAAAAAGAAGTGATAACACACCAAATTATACTAGATAATGAATCACTAAAGGATAAACTACTTAAAGATGCTGATATGCATAAGTATCTATTTAATAAGGTTAAGGAGACAGAGCCCACATTACCTGCAGGGATTACAGTAAAGAAAGTTGCAAAAGACATAGACATGTCTGATTTTGCACCACAAGACTTATTAGAACTAAACTGGGCTGAAGATGAAGAAGAAAGAGAACCTAGTAACACACTGCAAAGTAATGAAGCTTTGATTATGAATTTAATGGAAGAAGCAAAAACGGTTGAAAAACACAAACATTTTCATGataatttaaaagttaaagaAACCGAAGTACAGCAAACTTTACATGATTCGTTATCTGTCAAGTTAGTACAAAGCCAAACCGTAACAGAAAATTATGAAGATTACAGTGATGCTGATGATTTTATACCTCAAGACTTGCTTGAATTGAAATGGCCTGATGAACCAAATACCAGTGATATGCAGCAAACGAAAATACCTGTTAAGAAACTTAATTTTAACGAAGCATTAACAGTAAAGTTTATCCCTGCTCACAAGCTTGTTAGAGTCAATGATGGTGACAATGTGACTCATGAGCTACTTGAATATTCGAATGAAAAAGAGACACAGGACAATACTGCTCAAAAACACAGTATAGATCTGACAAAATGGTTACAGGATCAAGGCATGAGTACTATAAAAGCTAAAAGTGGCCCTGAAAATAGTAACGTACATGATATTGATATAGAAGCACATATATCTAAAACAGTTAAATTAGAAAAGAAAGATACTCCTGAAGAATATAGGAACTCCGGAAGTGGATTGAGAGCAAACAAATGCAACATTACTGTTAAAAACTTAGATGTTTTAAGAGCTGATTCGCATAACACTGCTAATGCAATAAGATGTGGACTTTGCGATTTAAGTTTCCTACTTTTCGATTCATATCAAAGTCACTATAAAACCCATAATATATCAGAGACGGCCAAATGTTACAAATGTTCTGGTAAATTTCCGGTGGTTGAATTGTTAATAGAACATTTATTAGTTGTACATGCTGAAGATATGGCTTACTGTACTTTATGCTATGCATTATTGAGTCAAAGCAGATTAGCGCAGCATACCATTGACCATCATGCAACTAATGTTGAAATTATCAACGCTGCCACAGTACCTCTAATAACCAAGGATGGTAGATGTAAAACATGCAATCAAACTTCACTTGAGCCGAGCGTCCCTCACATCTGTGTATTTAATTATGAATGCACCGAATGCATACAAAATTGTATACATGAAAGGTTCATAAAATCCTACATAGATCAGATTAAAGATAATAAAGCAGTATATAAGTGCACAGACTGTGAATATATGTACAAAACTAAGCAGGATATCATTAAACATGCCAATTATATGCATCTTCGGCATATGTCACATCAATGCGTGGTttgcaaaatgaaatttgcaaCTCAAAATGAGCTTTCCAAGCACAATGCTGCAACTCATTACACTTGTAAACGATGTAAGAAAGTATTTTCAGAGAAAAATCTTAATCACAACTGTCACATAAAGAATGATAATATGACTTGTGAAGCCTGCGGTCAGAGATTTAACCACCAAAAATTGTACTACAAACACAAAGAGACCGCTTTAGCTATCAGAGATCAATGCATTTTATGCCACGATTTCGTTCCAAACATATGTAATTTGTCCCGACACATGCAAGTGAAACATCAAGTATATTTAAAGAAAGTCAATGAAACAATTTTTTACGAATGCACAATTTGCCAGCAAAGATTCGATGACGGAATCAATTTTAGACAACACAGGTGCTTATATGATTGTAATATTTGTGAAAGAcgatttatcaataaaatacttTATGAAAGACATTTGCAAGCACATTTGGGTGTAAAACCGACCCACCAATTGAAATGTACTGTCTGCAATTTAGAGTTAAAAgacaaatatacatatacaactCATATGACAACACATACTAGTTACGGAAAATGTCCGATATGCTTGAATTATCTTAAAAGAAATCTCCTAAAAACGCATATAGAAAGTCACGAAGGCAAAACGAATAGTTTAAAATGTCCGCATTGTGTATTAGTTTGCGAGAATCGGAATCAATATGAGGTACACGTGAATAGATTCCATATAATGCGTCGGCCATATCAGTGCGATATATGTAGTAAAGCGTTCTATGGAAAGCTGAGATTACGTGAGCATATAAAGGAACATACGGCTCACCGCCGTAGAATGAAATGCCCTGTGTGTGATAAAAGATTTGCAAGGAAACTGACTATGGATAGACATTTGAAATTACATTCAACTGGGCAGTTGTATAAATGTGATTTGTgtgaaaaaatgtacatttctgCAGCTCTTTTGGAGCAACACCGGCAGTGCCATACAGATTCACAGTCAAAACCTGAAACTTCCCAAAGCAgtcaaatgtaa
- the LOC134658757 gene encoding zinc finger protein 808-like, with product MMKCKICNLLVPDGDLNEHFRLNHEDDKKTCHICNLAFYTNSEINSHMKISHPNADDPDPESTKSQCMLCLKHFEGEELNEHKCKFKCSECSEIPCIHHKYLISYREQIQDRASKIKCMDCDYVCHKKDFLIGHANREHLDHISFACDICGQQFYSKVGLRGHIYQFHTESYVCEYCDQEFKGSTNYYENHKKQCAPIQREFKCNECPASFDSFKFLTNHNKRRHIQEIYPCTLCTKTFITDGKLKEHTVKVHSGLQNRNRRSFTDCVICEKKFDTRADLKRHIRTHGPNAKFPCRTCNIEFDTLKKLHVHRRKHVKSYCERVQCSVCNMELQAACLSQHMLRHAVESGEAPAYSCDICGKTCSSPVYLRYHKQSHMKPTPCPICEKLIKPAGLQKHIKYHSYKDDPVMREKMKRRYKCEVCEYMASDPSILEAHVNRHHLKVKPYICTVCEKDFCGKLQLTRHMDTHYVTKNYSCEVCDKKFSNKICLRMHLRLHTGERPYYCEVCAESFISASALKTHRIKRHSEKSIPCPFCDKMFYIAVEMRQHFKKFHWPHKDRKFDHREVEGLGKEYYHLFEDGRRPRLDDDDDGTSNVIIEEVNE from the coding sequence ATGATGAAATGCAAGATTTGTAATTTACTAGTACCAGATGGCGATTTAAACGAACATTTTAGATTGAACCATGAAGATGACAAGAAAACTTGTCATATATGTAATCTAGCTTTTTATACGAACAGCGAAATTAATTCGCATATGAAAATAAGTCATCCTAATGCTGACGACCCAGATCCAGAAAGCACAAAGTCACAATGCATGTTGTGTCTAAAACACTTTGAAGGTGAAGAGTTAAATGAACATAAATGTAAATTCAAGTGTTCTGAATGCTCAGAAATACCTTGCATTCACCACAAATATCTAATATCTTATAGAGAACAAATACAAGACAGAGCGTCAAAGATAAAATGTATGGATTGCGATTATGTGTGCCATAAGAAAGATTTTCTTATTGGGCATGCTAATCGAGAGCATTTGGACCACATATCATTCGCTTGTGATATTTGCGGGCAACAGTTCTACTCCAAAGTAGGTTTAAGAGGTCATATCTATCAGTTCCATACAGAAAGTTACGTATGTGAATATTGCGATCAAGAATTCAAGGGAAGCACTAACTACTATGAAAATCATAAGAAGCAATGTGCGCCAATTCAAAGAGAATTTAAATGTAACGAATGCCCAGCCtcatttgatagttttaaattcCTCACTAACCATAACAAGAGAAGGCATATTCAAGAAATTTACCCGTGTACTTTATGTACGAAAACATTTATAACTGATGGGAAATTAAAAGAGCATACAGTAAAAGTGCATAGCGGTCTGCAGAACAGAAACAGGAGGTCATTTACGGATTGCGTTATTTGTGAAAAGAAATTTGATACCAGAGCCGATTTAAAACGGCATATTAGAACGCATGGACCGAACGCTAAATTCCCTTGCCGAACTTGTAATATAGAGTTTGACACGTTAAAAAAACTACATGTGCATAGGCGAAAGCATGTGAAGTCCTATTGCGAACGGGTGCAATGTAGTGTGTGTAACATGGAGCTACAAGCGGCATGCTTGTCCCAGCATATGCTAAGACATGCTGTAGAGTCCGGAGAAGCACCAGCATATAGCTGTGATATATGTGGTAAAACATGTTCGTCACCAGTGTATCTCCGGTATCATAAGCAAAGCCACATGAAGCCAACGCCTTGTCCAATCTGTGAGAAGTTGATTAAGCCGGCCGGTTTACAGAAACACATCAAATACCATTCGTATAAAGATGATCCCGTTATGAGGGAAAAAATGAAGCGGAGATATAAATGTGAGGTTTGTGAGTATATGGCGTCAGATCCCAGTATATTAGAGGCTCATGTCAACCGTCACCATTTAAAAGTAAAGCCATACATATGTACAGTTTGCGAAAAAGATTTCTGCGGGAAATTACAACTGACTAGACATATGGACACTCATTATGTGACTAAGAATTATAGTTGTGAGGTTTGTGACAAGAAATTTTCGAATAAAATCTGTTTACGAATGCATTTAAGACTACATACCGGTGAACGACCATATTACTGCGAAGTATGCGCAGAAAGTTTCATTTCAGCGAGCGCTTTGAAAACACATAGAATCAAACGGCACTCTGAAAAGTCTATACCGTGTCCATTTTGTGATAAAATGTTTTATATAGCTGTAGAGATGAGACAGCATTTCAAGAAGTTTCATTGGCCGCATAAGGATAGGAAGTTTGACCATAGAGAGGTAGAGGGGCTAGGGAAGGAGTATTATCATTTGTTTGAGGATGGACGGAGGCCGAGgttggatgatgatgatgatggtactAGTAATGTCATTATTGAGGAGGTCAATGAGTAG